One genomic window of Chitinophagaceae bacterium includes the following:
- a CDS encoding SRPBCC domain-containing protein — MNNNLQFDFTVDKAAQKVYITREFDADLSLVWDAYTKPEILDQWWAPKPYTSKTKFMNFEIGGRRFYAMVSPEGQERWSVQKYTSITPKTNFKMSNAFADEDENPELPGSEWDFNFSGQNEMTLVSITIYNESLERLERMIEMGFKEGYAMQMKNLEELLATLSRP; from the coding sequence ATGAACAACAACCTGCAATTTGATTTTACCGTTGACAAGGCGGCTCAAAAAGTATACATAACAAGAGAATTTGATGCAGATCTTTCGCTGGTCTGGGATGCTTATACTAAACCGGAAATTCTTGACCAGTGGTGGGCACCTAAACCGTATACCTCAAAAACCAAATTTATGAATTTTGAAATCGGTGGGCGAAGATTTTATGCGATGGTAAGCCCGGAAGGGCAGGAGCGTTGGTCCGTTCAGAAATATACTTCCATTACTCCGAAAACCAATTTCAAAATGTCGAATGCTTTTGCAGACGAAGATGAAAACCCTGAATTGCCTGGTTCCGAGTGGGATTTTAATTTCAGCGGACAAAACGAAATGACACTAGTCAGTATTACTATTTATAATGAATCCCTTGAACGCTTAGAAAGAATGATTGAAATGGGCTTTAAGGAAGGATATGCTATGCAAATGAAAAACCTGGAAGAATTGTTGGCAACTTTATCACGACCATAA
- a CDS encoding sodium:proton antiporter, with translation MTIQIIITICILLLLAYVFDLTSAKTKVPSVILLLLLGFAVRQVSGFFEISVPDLSPLLPVFGTVGLILIVLEGSLELEFNKTKAPLIKKSLVAALLPMLVLAFLLSFLFQHFGEASFKNSLTNAIPLCIISSAIAIPSVKTLTTFNKEFVIYESSLSDILGVLFFNFVALNNSFGLDSFVHFGLQLLMITVVSFVATIGLAFLLSKIDHHIKFAPIILLVILIYAVSKVYHLPGLIFILLFGLFLGNLDELKQYKWIEKLKPNELNSEVYKFKELTIEAAFLVRALFFLLFGYLIQVSEILNTDTLIWSVGISAAIFLFRAIQLKLSKIPLSPLLFIAPRGLITILLFLAIEPIQSISLVNKSLIIQVILLTALVMMLGFLTNKTEKSELA, from the coding sequence ATGACGATACAAATAATTATTACGATTTGCATTTTACTTTTGCTTGCTTATGTTTTTGATCTGACATCGGCAAAGACAAAAGTGCCTTCAGTAATTTTGTTATTACTGTTAGGATTTGCAGTGCGACAGGTTTCCGGCTTTTTTGAAATAAGCGTTCCTGACCTGTCACCTCTCTTACCGGTCTTTGGAACAGTTGGACTCATACTTATTGTGTTAGAGGGTTCATTGGAGTTGGAGTTTAACAAAACAAAAGCACCGCTCATTAAAAAATCTCTTGTTGCTGCTTTACTTCCAATGCTAGTATTAGCATTTCTACTTTCATTTTTATTTCAGCATTTCGGAGAAGCATCATTCAAAAACAGTTTGACTAATGCAATTCCTCTTTGTATTATTAGCAGCGCAATTGCAATTCCAAGCGTGAAAACTCTTACAACTTTTAATAAAGAGTTTGTAATTTATGAAAGCAGCTTGTCCGATATCCTCGGTGTTTTATTCTTCAACTTTGTTGCTCTTAACAACAGTTTTGGATTAGATTCATTTGTGCATTTCGGGTTACAACTATTGATGATAACGGTTGTTTCGTTTGTCGCAACTATCGGTCTTGCTTTTCTGCTCAGCAAAATTGATCATCACATAAAATTTGCTCCGATCATTTTGCTCGTCATTTTAATTTATGCTGTCTCTAAAGTTTATCATTTACCGGGATTAATCTTCATTTTGCTTTTTGGTTTGTTTCTTGGCAATCTTGATGAACTCAAACAATATAAATGGATTGAAAAGTTAAAACCAAATGAGTTGAATAGTGAGGTATATAAATTTAAGGAGTTAACTATTGAAGCAGCATTTTTGGTAAGAGCGCTTTTCTTTTTACTTTTTGGTTACTTAATTCAGGTGAGTGAAATACTTAACACAGACACTTTGATTTGGTCGGTTGGGATTTCTGCTGCAATTTTTCTATTCAGAGCCATTCAATTGAAACTCTCTAAAATTCCTTTGTCACCGCTCTTGTTTATTGCACCCAGAGGGCTTATTACTATTTTACTTTTTCTTGCAATTGAACCGATACAATCTATTTCATTGGTAAATAAATCGCTCATTATTCAGGTTATATTGTTGACAGCACTTGTTATGATGCTCGGGTTTCTGACAAATAAAACAGAAAAAAGTGAATTGGCTTAA
- a CDS encoding efflux RND transporter permease subunit, whose amino-acid sequence MRISEFSVKNYQFTIIVFVMVMALGISSLINMPRGEDPPFNAPSFVVIAVYPGTSPNDMEELVTDPIEEKLNELSDVKRIRTAIDDGVMICEVDFTWGSNIDSKYNEVVREINNLRPSLPADLLSLDVRKITSSDVNTKQIALVSENASYKSLYDEGDRLKSSLEKISGVKKVEVRGYPEQQVRISLNLEKMAQQKIPLLRVLGAIKNENVNIPGGSVDMGAKKFNVKTSGDYNSVDEIKNTIVLTSAEKIVYMKDIADVELGYEDENYLTRFNGKRAVFVTVSEKERTNILAINQQVTPVLEQFAPTLPSNIAFAEGFNQADDVSKRLSGFAVDFGIAILLVLLTLLPLGWRASIIVMISIPLSLSIGLALLNLFGYTINQLSIVGLVVALGLLVDDSIVVVENIERFLRNGYSRKNAAIEATKQIGLAVVGCTATLIFAFLPIVFLPEGSGDFIRSLPIAVISTVLASLFVSLTIIPFLSSLILSKDHNPEGNIFMRGLKKLISGSYRQLLRRALAHPYITLSIAFGIFAVSIALFPVVGFSLFPKSEKPMFMVNIETPLGTNLYATDSVAQFVEKELQQHKEIASFFTNVGKGNPRVYYNIAPKNEASNYAQFFIRTQPLTMKELETIIDELRGKFDNYPNAKIEVKQFEQGPPVEAPVAMRIFGENLDTLRSLAFKVEDLMKNTEGTIYINNPLLSLKTDLHVAINKDKAGLLGIPVAEIDRTVRLGIAGLNIGTYRDEKGDEHEINVTLPKDQNHPAIDQFDKIYVSSVTGNLVPLRQLATLEMNTSVPTIKHYNKNRYITVTSYVKTGYNTGEVTQEIIQKMNTLNLPAGYSYQAAGEVESSQESFAGLGTIIIITIFGILGILLLEFGTFKSTFIVLSVIPLGVIGAVFTLLIVGKTFSFVAVIGLIALIGIEVKNSILLVDFTNYLRERGMELDKAIEQAGETRFVPIILTTLTAIGGLTPLVLEDAPLYAPLAWVLIGGLISSTLLTRLVTPVLYKLLPPKVQLIENFDTIDNPLNHVS is encoded by the coding sequence ATGAGAATATCAGAATTTTCGGTTAAAAATTATCAGTTCACGATTATTGTATTTGTGATGGTAATGGCACTCGGCATCAGTTCGCTGATCAATATGCCAAGAGGTGAAGATCCGCCCTTTAATGCCCCTTCTTTTGTTGTGATTGCGGTTTATCCGGGAACAAGTCCTAATGATATGGAAGAACTGGTAACAGATCCTATTGAAGAAAAACTGAATGAACTGAGCGATGTCAAGCGCATCCGCACCGCCATTGACGATGGTGTGATGATTTGTGAAGTTGATTTTACCTGGGGCAGCAATATCGACAGTAAATACAATGAAGTGGTGCGCGAAATCAACAATCTTCGTCCTTCATTACCTGCAGATCTCCTGAGCCTTGATGTACGCAAAATTACTTCCAGCGATGTCAATACCAAACAGATCGCACTTGTTTCCGAAAACGCTTCCTATAAAAGCTTATACGATGAAGGCGATCGTTTGAAGTCATCACTGGAAAAAATAAGTGGCGTAAAAAAAGTGGAAGTCCGCGGCTACCCTGAACAACAAGTGCGCATCTCCCTGAACCTAGAAAAAATGGCGCAGCAAAAAATTCCATTACTGCGTGTGCTCGGAGCCATTAAAAATGAAAATGTAAATATTCCCGGTGGAAGCGTTGATATGGGTGCAAAAAAATTCAATGTTAAAACAAGCGGCGATTATAATTCAGTGGATGAAATAAAGAATACAATCGTACTTACATCGGCTGAAAAAATTGTGTACATGAAAGACATTGCCGACGTTGAATTGGGATATGAAGACGAGAACTATCTTACCCGTTTCAATGGAAAGCGTGCTGTATTTGTAACGGTAAGTGAAAAGGAACGCACCAATATACTGGCCATCAATCAACAGGTAACTCCCGTGCTGGAGCAATTTGCACCAACGTTGCCGTCCAATATAGCATTCGCGGAAGGATTTAACCAGGCAGATGATGTTTCAAAAAGATTAAGCGGATTTGCTGTTGACTTCGGCATCGCCATCTTGCTGGTGCTGCTTACGCTTCTTCCGTTAGGCTGGCGTGCTTCTATCATCGTAATGATATCCATTCCGCTTTCTCTTTCCATTGGTTTGGCTCTACTGAATCTTTTTGGCTACACCATTAACCAGTTATCAATTGTCGGGCTCGTGGTGGCATTGGGATTATTGGTGGACGACAGCATCGTGGTAGTAGAAAATATTGAACGTTTCCTTCGCAATGGCTATTCAAGAAAAAATGCAGCTATTGAAGCAACCAAACAAATCGGGTTGGCTGTAGTGGGTTGCACTGCAACTTTAATTTTCGCTTTTCTCCCGATCGTGTTTCTTCCGGAAGGATCGGGTGATTTCATTCGCAGTTTACCCATTGCTGTCATCAGCACTGTACTCGCTTCGCTTTTCGTTTCACTTACCATTATTCCGTTTTTATCAAGTTTGATTCTCAGCAAGGATCACAATCCTGAAGGAAATATTTTCATGCGCGGACTCAAGAAACTGATCAGTGGTTCCTACAGGCAATTGCTGCGCCGGGCACTTGCTCATCCATATATCACGCTCTCCATCGCCTTTGGAATCTTCGCTGTCAGCATCGCACTTTTTCCTGTTGTCGGATTCTCGCTTTTTCCTAAATCAGAGAAACCAATGTTTATGGTAAATATTGAAACTCCTTTGGGAACCAATCTATATGCAACTGATAGTGTTGCACAATTTGTGGAAAAGGAATTACAACAACACAAAGAAATCGCTTCCTTCTTCACGAATGTCGGAAAAGGAAATCCACGTGTGTATTACAACATTGCTCCAAAAAATGAAGCGAGCAACTATGCTCAGTTTTTTATACGTACCCAACCGCTCACGATGAAAGAGCTTGAAACCATTATCGATGAGCTGCGTGGAAAATTCGATAATTATCCGAATGCAAAAATCGAAGTAAAGCAATTTGAACAGGGTCCGCCTGTTGAAGCACCTGTGGCCATGCGCATCTTCGGAGAAAACCTTGACACACTTCGTTCGCTTGCATTTAAGGTGGAAGATTTAATGAAAAATACAGAAGGCACCATCTACATTAATAATCCATTGCTATCGCTGAAAACTGATCTGCATGTTGCAATTAATAAAGACAAAGCAGGATTGCTTGGTATTCCGGTGGCAGAAATTGATCGCACCGTGCGCTTGGGTATCGCAGGATTAAACATTGGTACCTACCGGGATGAAAAAGGAGATGAACACGAGATCAACGTTACACTTCCTAAAGATCAAAACCATCCTGCTATTGATCAGTTCGACAAAATTTATGTCTCTTCCGTAACCGGGAACCTTGTGCCACTCAGACAACTGGCAACACTGGAAATGAATACCTCGGTTCCCACAATCAAACACTATAACAAAAACCGTTACATCACTGTAACATCTTACGTAAAAACAGGATACAACACCGGTGAGGTAACACAGGAAATAATTCAAAAAATGAACACGCTGAATCTGCCGGCCGGTTACAGTTACCAGGCTGCCGGTGAAGTGGAAAGCAGCCAGGAAAGCTTTGCCGGACTTGGAACTATCATTATCATTACCATCTTTGGAATACTCGGCATTTTACTGTTGGAATTTGGAACTTTCAAAAGCACATTTATTGTGCTTTCAGTGATTCCATTGGGCGTGATCGGAGCTGTGTTTACACTGCTGATTGTTGGAAAAACATTTTCATTTGTTGCAGTAATTGGTCTGATAGCACTTATTGGTATCGAAGTGAAGAATTCAATTCTGCTGGTTGACTTCACCAATTATTTACGCGAACGCGGAATGGAATTAGATAAAGCAATTGAGCAGGCGGGCGAAACACGCTTCGTACCAATCATACTCACCACACTCACTGCAATCGGCGGACTGACGCCATTGGTATTGGAAGATGCTCCACTTTATGCGCCATTGGCGTGGGTATTGATCGGTGGTTTGATCAGTTCTACATTACTCACCAGGCTTGTAACTCCGGTATTGTATAAATTGCTCCCTCCGAAAGTTCAACTGATTGAAAACTTTGATACCATTGACAACCCACTTAATCACGTTTCTTGA
- a CDS encoding efflux RND transporter periplasmic adaptor subunit yields MKVSFVSTLIFITAVTATISGCASKGTDDSNKESNTITVKTATVINQAVTVPINSSGIITSKKEARLSFKTGGIISRMLVDEGQNVHSGQLLATLDLTEVNALVAQAQQNAEKMQRDYDRLNNLYKEHAATLEQLQNISTGLEVANQNLTTAKFNQQHSSIYATENGTVIKKLANEGELAAPGNPVFIINSTADTDWVIRIGVADYEWARIKSGDQATVSMDAYPGEIFNGAVSEIADAADPYSGTFQIEMKVNPGSRKFANGLIAKIKLTPSQTMQLSIIPIEALVECSGKKGFVYKLNQDKKTVTKIPVTVAFYLKNQVALSAIDSTTTEVITGGSAYLSANSTVVIAVK; encoded by the coding sequence ATGAAAGTTTCATTCGTTTCCACGCTGATTTTTATCACTGCAGTTACCGCAACCATCTCCGGCTGCGCTTCAAAAGGCACCGACGATAGCAATAAAGAATCAAATACAATTACAGTAAAAACAGCAACTGTAATCAACCAAGCAGTTACGGTACCAATCAATTCAAGCGGCATCATTACCTCAAAAAAAGAGGCACGCCTTTCCTTTAAAACAGGGGGTATCATATCGCGCATGCTGGTAGATGAAGGTCAAAATGTACATTCAGGACAGTTGCTGGCCACACTGGACCTCACCGAAGTAAATGCTTTGGTTGCGCAAGCGCAGCAAAACGCAGAGAAAATGCAACGTGATTATGACCGGTTGAATAATCTCTACAAAGAGCATGCGGCAACGCTTGAACAATTACAAAATATAAGTACCGGGCTTGAAGTGGCGAATCAAAATCTTACTACTGCAAAATTCAATCAACAGCATTCCTCCATTTATGCCACCGAAAACGGGACGGTTATTAAAAAACTGGCGAACGAAGGTGAACTGGCAGCTCCGGGAAATCCTGTGTTCATCATCAACTCTACGGCAGATACTGATTGGGTAATTCGTATTGGTGTGGCTGATTATGAATGGGCGCGCATTAAATCAGGTGATCAGGCCACTGTCAGTATGGATGCTTATCCGGGAGAAATTTTTAATGGAGCAGTGAGTGAAATTGCGGATGCGGCAGATCCATACTCCGGCACTTTTCAAATTGAAATGAAGGTTAATCCGGGAAGCAGAAAATTCGCCAATGGACTGATTGCAAAAATTAAGCTCACCCCTTCACAAACTATGCAATTGTCAATAATTCCTATTGAAGCTTTGGTAGAATGCTCAGGTAAAAAGGGCTTTGTCTATAAACTCAATCAGGATAAAAAAACAGTCACGAAGATTCCGGTTACAGTGGCATTCTACCTAAAAAACCAGGTAGCACTATCAGCGATCGATTCAACAACCACTGAAGTGATTACCGGTGGTTCGGCTTACCTCAGTGCAAACTCAACTGTTGTGATTGCTGTAAAATAG
- a CDS encoding TolC family protein, whose protein sequence is MNRSLHWFLILLLFPTFLSAQSAILENYVNEGLKNNLALQQKEFSLQKSMYALKEARGLFLPSLNFLADYTYAGGGRSLDIPVGDLLNPVYTTLNQLTNSNSFPQVENATEEFLPNDYHTTRLEAAMPLINAEVFYNQQIKKEDINFQQAAVNVYKRELVKEIKNAYYKYLQSIQAAKIYANTSKLLGDNKAVTEALVKNNVALPGNVLKINADLEKFNALYSEALNNRELAAAYFNFLQNKPFNMAIEEDSLMLNEITIAQINYAASVENREEILQLKSGIEQNNILLKLHRSHAIPQLSTFFDVGYQGYYYTFDKSQQYYFGGLQLKWNLFSGFTNTNKVRQTETDVRSLNLQLDETEKQLKLELTRARLELQSAIAKQQASQKALEYARDYYRITQLRYGQNLALLIELTDALNQLTGAQLSLSLSNADVLIKQADVERAAAIYKL, encoded by the coding sequence ATGAATCGTTCCTTACATTGGTTTTTGATACTCCTGTTATTCCCTACCTTCCTCAGCGCACAAAGTGCTATTCTCGAGAATTATGTAAATGAAGGACTTAAGAACAACCTCGCCCTGCAACAGAAGGAATTTTCATTGCAGAAATCGATGTATGCTCTGAAAGAAGCGAGGGGATTGTTTCTTCCTTCCCTCAATTTTTTGGCAGATTATACCTACGCCGGCGGAGGAAGGTCGCTCGATATTCCTGTAGGTGACCTGCTGAATCCTGTTTATACCACCCTGAACCAACTGACCAATTCCAACTCCTTTCCGCAAGTGGAAAATGCAACAGAGGAGTTTTTGCCCAATGATTATCATACCACAAGGCTCGAAGCTGCCATGCCGCTGATTAACGCAGAAGTATTCTACAATCAGCAAATAAAAAAAGAAGATATCAATTTCCAGCAAGCGGCCGTGAATGTATACAAGCGTGAGTTGGTGAAGGAAATCAAAAACGCTTACTACAAATACCTGCAAAGCATACAGGCAGCAAAAATTTACGCGAACACCTCCAAACTTTTAGGCGATAATAAAGCAGTAACAGAAGCATTGGTAAAAAACAATGTAGCACTTCCCGGCAACGTGTTGAAAATTAATGCCGACCTGGAAAAATTCAATGCCCTGTATAGCGAAGCACTTAACAACAGAGAACTCGCTGCCGCTTATTTTAACTTCCTTCAAAACAAACCATTCAACATGGCTATTGAAGAAGACAGTCTTATGCTGAATGAAATTACGATCGCGCAAATTAATTATGCGGCATCTGTCGAAAACAGGGAGGAAATCCTGCAATTGAAAAGCGGAATTGAACAAAATAATATTTTATTAAAACTACACCGTTCTCATGCCATTCCACAACTAAGTACCTTCTTTGATGTCGGCTACCAGGGCTACTATTATACGTTTGACAAATCACAACAATATTACTTTGGTGGCTTGCAATTGAAATGGAACCTGTTCAGCGGATTCACGAATACAAACAAAGTACGTCAAACAGAAACTGATGTCAGGAGTCTGAATCTGCAGCTTGATGAAACAGAAAAGCAACTCAAACTGGAGCTGACAAGAGCACGGTTGGAGCTGCAATCAGCCATTGCAAAACAACAGGCCTCGCAGAAAGCACTTGAATATGCCAGGGACTATTACAGAATCACCCAACTCCGCTATGGACAAAATCTCGCATTGCTTATTGAACTTACTGATGCGCTCAATCAACTTACAGGTGCACAATTGTCACTCTCCCTATCCAATGCGGATGTGCTCATCAAACAAGCAGATGTCGAAAGAGCAGCAGCTATTTACAAACTCTAA
- a CDS encoding TetR/AcrR family transcriptional regulator, giving the protein MGITERKEREKQERKALILEAATKMFIEDGFDKTSLRNIGEKIEYSPATIYLYFKDKNELFYAIQEKGFELLLKQFRKLDKIKDPFAKLIGVGKEYLKFAEKNPEYYDLMFIMRAPMLHIENEESWDCGMQSFHFLEEVVTECIKQKKIKSKNAAMASIAIWSFAHGLAALHIRDRFKSMQKIKINNLMEEELAEMMSMMKS; this is encoded by the coding sequence ATGGGCATCACCGAACGCAAAGAGCGGGAAAAACAGGAACGCAAAGCACTCATCCTCGAAGCCGCCACCAAAATGTTTATTGAGGATGGATTCGATAAAACCTCCCTTCGCAATATTGGTGAAAAGATAGAATACAGTCCTGCCACTATTTACCTCTACTTTAAAGACAAGAACGAATTGTTTTACGCTATCCAGGAAAAAGGATTTGAACTTTTGCTGAAGCAATTCAGGAAACTGGATAAAATAAAAGATCCTTTTGCCAAGCTGATTGGCGTGGGTAAAGAGTATTTAAAATTCGCGGAGAAAAATCCGGAATACTACGACCTCATGTTCATCATGCGTGCTCCAATGCTGCATATTGAAAATGAAGAAAGCTGGGACTGCGGCATGCAAAGTTTTCACTTCCTCGAAGAGGTAGTTACTGAGTGTATCAAACAAAAAAAAATAAAGTCAAAAAATGCGGCCATGGCTTCTATTGCCATCTGGTCCTTTGCACATGGTTTGGCCGCGCTTCACATCCGCGACCGGTTCAAAAGCATGCAAAAGATCAAAATTAATAACCTGATGGAAGAGGAACTGGCGGAGATGATGAGCATGATGAAATCCTGA
- a CDS encoding 2-dehydropantoate 2-reductase: protein MENKGTAIKRIAILGIGGVGGYYGGKLAASYTSGSAIEVIFIARGENEKVIRTKGLELITPADHQIIHPKIITHDASEIGVVDLLICTTKAYALEESIKTILPCIDQHTIILPLLNGVNSKERIQQFIPNTNCWQGCTYIVTRLVEPGVVKETGIWNQLYFGDEQASEETIFQLQSIFTNAGINAKGTKEITPVIWSKFIFLSPIATMTTAFNLPIGAVLENKEHSRMLWLLIKEIADIGMFKGIRLPETIAADTLEKIKKLPFDTYSSMHFDYSQGKKTEVESLTGYVVSLGQQLGIETPCHDQTLALLKARVIF, encoded by the coding sequence ATGGAAAACAAAGGAACTGCAATAAAGAGAATAGCTATTCTGGGAATAGGAGGCGTAGGTGGCTATTATGGTGGAAAATTGGCGGCGTCTTACACTTCCGGTTCCGCGATCGAAGTAATTTTTATTGCACGTGGTGAAAATGAAAAAGTCATCCGAACAAAGGGGTTAGAACTGATCACTCCCGCAGATCACCAAATCATTCATCCAAAAATTATAACTCATGATGCCAGTGAAATTGGTGTAGTTGATCTTTTGATATGCACCACAAAAGCATATGCGCTTGAAGAAAGCATCAAAACAATTTTGCCTTGCATTGATCAGCACACCATCATTCTTCCACTCCTGAACGGAGTGAATAGTAAAGAGCGCATTCAACAATTTATTCCAAACACAAATTGCTGGCAGGGTTGCACTTACATTGTTACGAGACTGGTAGAACCGGGTGTTGTTAAAGAAACAGGCATTTGGAATCAACTGTACTTTGGAGATGAACAGGCAAGTGAAGAAACTATTTTCCAATTGCAATCCATTTTTACCAATGCAGGAATCAATGCCAAAGGAACGAAGGAAATTACACCGGTGATATGGTCCAAATTTATTTTCCTCTCTCCTATCGCGACCATGACCACGGCTTTTAATTTGCCAATTGGCGCAGTGTTGGAAAACAAAGAACATAGCCGCATGTTGTGGTTATTGATTAAGGAAATTGCAGACATTGGAATGTTTAAAGGAATTCGATTGCCGGAAACAATAGCCGCAGATACGCTTGAAAAAATAAAAAAACTACCCTTCGACACTTATAGTTCAATGCACTTTGATTATTCGCAGGGAAAGAAAACTGAAGTGGAATCACTGACTGGTTATGTCGTTAGTCTTGGTCAACAACTTGGCATTGAAACTCCCTGCCATGATCAAACACTTGCATTGCTGAAGGCCAGGGTGATTTTTTAA
- a CDS encoding amidohydrolase: MRLQQLTLLSCFIFIASLAFGQKTDAIIDQRATEILPKVIEWRRYLHEHPELSNREYETSKYIAAYLTSLGLEVQTGIAKTGVVALLKGGKPGPVVALRADMDALPVEERNSLAFASKVKGEYMGNAVPVMHACGHDSHIAILLGTAQVLSSMKKDVPGSVKFIFQPAEEGAPGNEEGGAMLMVKEGVMENPKVDAIFGLHINSQTEIGDIKYKSGAEMAAADILIIKVKGKGSHGSQPWGGIDPIMVSAQIIEGLQTIVSRQEDLTMAPVVITIGKINGGVRNNIISEEVIMEGTIRTLDSAMQIDVHEKIRRTATKIAEAAGATAEVTIIKKTLIVNNNATLTGMMLPSLEKAAGKENVHIMNWMTGAEDFSYYGTKAPAFFFFLGGMPVGQDPATAAPHHTPDFYIDDSKLDVGVKAFCHLVFDYASLKK; the protein is encoded by the coding sequence ATGCGATTACAACAACTTACGCTACTATCCTGCTTTATTTTCATTGCATCATTAGCATTTGGACAAAAAACGGATGCAATAATAGATCAGCGGGCAACAGAAATACTACCCAAAGTAATTGAATGGCGTCGCTATCTGCACGAGCATCCTGAACTCTCCAATCGCGAATACGAAACTTCAAAATATATAGCGGCCTATCTGACATCATTGGGACTTGAAGTACAAACAGGCATTGCAAAAACCGGCGTGGTGGCATTACTGAAAGGTGGAAAGCCTGGTCCTGTTGTTGCTTTACGCGCTGATATGGATGCACTGCCTGTAGAAGAACGTAACAGTCTGGCCTTTGCTTCTAAGGTAAAGGGCGAATACATGGGTAATGCCGTTCCTGTCATGCATGCATGTGGTCACGATTCTCACATTGCAATATTACTCGGAACTGCGCAAGTGCTTTCATCAATGAAAAAGGATGTTCCAGGCAGCGTTAAGTTTATTTTTCAACCCGCTGAAGAAGGTGCTCCGGGTAATGAAGAAGGAGGCGCAATGCTGATGGTGAAAGAAGGCGTAATGGAAAATCCTAAAGTGGATGCCATTTTTGGATTGCATATCAATTCACAAACAGAAATCGGTGATATCAAATATAAAAGTGGCGCGGAGATGGCCGCTGCAGACATACTCATCATCAAAGTAAAAGGTAAAGGTTCTCACGGTTCACAACCCTGGGGTGGCATTGATCCGATAATGGTTTCCGCACAAATTATTGAAGGGCTGCAGACGATTGTGAGCAGGCAGGAAGATCTCACTATGGCACCTGTTGTTATTACTATTGGAAAAATTAATGGTGGCGTTCGAAATAATATAATTTCAGAAGAAGTAATAATGGAAGGAACCATCAGAACACTCGACAGTGCCATGCAAATAGATGTGCATGAAAAGATCAGGCGAACAGCCACAAAAATTGCAGAAGCCGCCGGAGCAACTGCAGAAGTTACCATTATCAAAAAAACATTGATCGTAAACAACAATGCAACATTAACGGGAATGATGTTGCCAAGTTTAGAGAAAGCAGCAGGCAAAGAAAACGTTCACATCATGAACTGGATGACAGGTGCGGAAGATTTTAGTTATTACGGAACAAAGGCGCCTGCTTTTTTCTTTTTCCTTGGCGGAATGCCCGTTGGTCAGGATCCTGCAACCGCTGCACCACATCATACACCTGATTTTTATATTGATGACAGCAAACTGGATGTAGGCGTAAAAGCATTTTGCCATTTGGTATTCGACTATGCAAGTCTGAAAAAATAG